The following proteins come from a genomic window of Methanocella conradii HZ254:
- the frhA gene encoding coenzyme F420 hydrogenase subunit alpha — protein MVLNLETVVIAPTTRNEGHGKFILEVDEGGVVKKGSFLSMVTVRGFEKFLVGREMEFAPVATSRFCGLCPPTHATASSEAIERSIGVTPPHHGLLLRELCNIGNHLHDHPLQQVLILPDFVKDPGKAREALVRIQRMRRIGQYICSVAGGEAIHSPYIRIGGMYTNISEAARNRLIELLTGYRQYHEEQKGFMEEAFDSSDVPEGLGAVDVDVMATDLIYGSSEVYANEYHPHYSEELPANYYGKDVGVEACTVIPMLRGRIVEVGPRARLWKFRGYKEKGTMALNRARLEEITVRVERGLEILRQLNTRANTLNRPVSYGDGDMGIGVNEAPRGTNVHLASVKDGRITYYKAMPATMWNIPVIGKATEGFHYRWAEWVMRAYDPCISCATHLLVINEGKVVEDRWVRPEVPYGQA, from the coding sequence ATGGTGCTAAACTTGGAGACCGTCGTCATCGCGCCCACCACTCGCAACGAGGGGCATGGCAAGTTCATCCTTGAGGTAGACGAGGGCGGGGTGGTCAAGAAGGGCAGCTTTTTAAGCATGGTCACGGTGAGGGGGTTCGAGAAGTTCTTGGTAGGGAGGGAGATGGAGTTCGCGCCGGTGGCCACCAGCCGCTTTTGCGGCCTCTGCCCTCCAACCCATGCGACCGCCTCATCGGAGGCCATCGAGCGCTCCATAGGCGTCACGCCTCCACACCATGGGCTATTGCTACGTGAGCTTTGTAACATAGGCAACCACTTGCACGACCACCCGCTCCAGCAGGTCTTAATCCTGCCGGACTTCGTGAAGGACCCTGGCAAGGCCAGGGAGGCGCTGGTCCGCATCCAGAGGATGAGGCGGATTGGCCAGTACATCTGCAGCGTGGCTGGCGGCGAGGCCATACACTCTCCCTACATAAGGATTGGGGGCATGTATACTAATATAAGCGAGGCCGCCCGTAACAGGCTCATCGAGCTGCTCACCGGGTACAGGCAGTACCACGAGGAGCAAAAGGGATTCATGGAGGAGGCCTTCGACTCCTCGGACGTGCCCGAGGGCCTGGGCGCAGTTGACGTGGACGTGATGGCCACCGATTTAATTTACGGAAGCTCGGAGGTCTATGCAAATGAGTACCACCCCCATTATTCGGAGGAGTTGCCGGCCAACTATTATGGAAAGGATGTGGGCGTTGAGGCCTGCACGGTCATCCCGATGCTGCGTGGCAGGATAGTGGAGGTAGGGCCGAGAGCCCGCCTGTGGAAATTCAGGGGCTACAAGGAGAAGGGCACGATGGCCCTCAACCGGGCCAGGCTGGAGGAGATTACTGTTAGGGTGGAGAGGGGCCTTGAAATCCTGAGGCAGCTTAATACGAGGGCGAACACCCTGAACAGGCCGGTTTCGTATGGCGATGGCGATATGGGGATAGGGGTCAACGAGGCGCCGAGGGGAACCAACGTCCACCTCGCCAGCGTGAAAGATGGACGGATAACCTATTATAAGGCCATGCCCGCCACCATGTGGAACATTCCCGTCATCGGCAAGGCTACCGAAGGCTTCCATTATAGGTGGGCTGAGTGGGTGATGCGCGCCTATGACCCATGTATTTCCTGCGCCACCCATCTATTAGTAATAAACGAGGGCAAGGTCGTGGAGGATAGGTGGGTCAGGCCGGAGGTGCCTTATGGGCAGGCCTAA
- a CDS encoding homoserine kinase — protein MDRIRVKASATSANLGAGFDVLGLALDEPYDVIEVEPADRLAIKVIGVGSESIPLDPERNTAGLVAKEMGRDVLITIYSGIRPASGLGSSAAPAAGVAFAINELFSLGYTREELVPIAARGEVAAAGVAHADNVGPCLLGGLTIVCGGQAESLEMPEVGVVAIMPDVKVSTRVAREALPACIPLREMVQNVGKACMLVAGAAKKDPYLIGRSLADSFNEKYRSPLIKGYEGVKAGAMREGAYGVAISGSGPTMIALCPRDRAKAIEKAMRDEFLSYGISCESFVTRVGRGVKII, from the coding sequence ATGGACCGCATCAGGGTAAAGGCATCCGCAACGTCTGCAAACCTGGGGGCTGGCTTCGACGTGCTCGGCCTGGCCCTCGACGAGCCGTATGACGTCATAGAGGTGGAGCCGGCGGACCGGCTTGCCATTAAAGTCATAGGCGTAGGCTCGGAGTCGATACCGCTGGACCCTGAGAGGAATACGGCGGGCCTGGTGGCGAAGGAGATGGGAAGGGATGTGCTCATTACGATATATAGCGGCATCAGGCCGGCCAGCGGCCTGGGGAGCAGCGCCGCCCCTGCGGCAGGCGTGGCGTTCGCCATCAACGAGCTTTTCTCGCTCGGCTATACAAGAGAAGAGCTGGTGCCCATAGCTGCAAGGGGCGAGGTCGCGGCGGCTGGCGTGGCCCACGCTGACAACGTGGGGCCTTGCCTCCTGGGCGGCCTGACAATCGTTTGCGGCGGCCAGGCGGAGAGCCTCGAGATGCCGGAGGTCGGCGTAGTCGCCATAATGCCTGACGTCAAGGTGAGCACCCGGGTGGCCAGGGAGGCGTTGCCCGCCTGCATCCCGCTCAGGGAGATGGTCCAGAACGTGGGCAAGGCGTGCATGCTCGTGGCGGGCGCCGCTAAAAAGGACCCTTACTTGATAGGGCGCTCGCTCGCCGATTCCTTCAACGAGAAGTACCGCTCTCCGCTCATCAAAGGCTATGAGGGCGTTAAGGCCGGCGCCATGAGAGAGGGCGCGTACGGGGTGGCGATAAGCGGCTCCGGCCCTACTATGATAGCATTATGCCCCCGCGACAGGGCTAAAGCCATAGAAAAGGCTATGAGGGATGAGTTCCTTTCATACGGCATTTCCTGCGAGTCGTTCGTGACCCGCGTGGGCAGGGGAGTAAAGATCATATAA
- a CDS encoding DUF3160 domain-containing protein, whose protein sequence is MSGGLSSMRRRSFLKALGVAGGIMISSGAWGCITRSMDESATTKPMGSMLYTITAKTKGKFADFLPMPSTVTPSLKDYAVDASKLTGLDRMGVDDAGKKALAEKFFYLVPSSDAQIYDVYKGLSKEGLPAFVTTDSVLHAYHILFDYILRMLEVQRFSPDIVSLSRLMLDESMAQMESAAEPVKTAALKNAAFFAVALTLLGETPDVPSSVKGMVQGELALINAHEGFAKSPIFGYKEDYSQYVPRGHYTRNEALKKYFMAMMWYGRMMFRLIFKDDPAVAKEQTRMAILITLALKGKAFDLWKGIYEPTVFFVGESDDLSAFDYSQLLLEVYGSDASLDDLADDTKLQAFIDKAIKLKEPKIVSTLLSQEYAESGYDTIKGFRFMGQRFIPDSYMFQELVYAKVGTQADPRLFPMGLDVMAVLGSKRAYEILDKVYNETHYLNYEKQMDSLKRQFAALKAEDWTQNLYWCWLYCLMALLNEKGDGYPSFMKSQAWTDKELNTSLGSWTELRHDTILYAKQSYTMRTSAAIPTELAKGYVEPNPELYGRLASLTTMTIEGLRSRSLLLEAFSGRLTALKDLLVSLKSISEKELTSTALSDDDYNLIRGYGNILENLTTFPPEVSGVDKNVDKRMAIVADVHTDVNTGMVLEEAVGNPYHIFVAVPIEGNLTITKGAAFSYYEFKQPMSDRLTDEKWQEMLDGQKAPETPEWTKSFKA, encoded by the coding sequence ATGAGCGGTGGCCTATCTTCAATGCGCAGGCGCTCGTTCTTGAAGGCGCTGGGCGTCGCGGGCGGGATAATGATAAGCTCGGGCGCCTGGGGCTGCATAACCAGGTCGATGGACGAGAGCGCGACGACGAAGCCGATGGGGAGCATGCTGTATACTATTACAGCTAAGACGAAGGGAAAGTTCGCCGATTTCTTGCCCATGCCCTCGACGGTGACGCCATCCTTGAAAGACTATGCTGTAGACGCTTCAAAGCTTACGGGCCTGGACCGTATGGGCGTCGATGATGCCGGGAAGAAGGCTTTGGCGGAGAAATTTTTTTACTTAGTGCCATCAAGCGATGCCCAGATCTATGATGTCTATAAGGGCTTGAGCAAGGAAGGGCTGCCCGCCTTCGTGACCACCGATTCCGTGCTCCATGCGTATCACATTTTATTCGACTATATCTTGCGGATGCTTGAAGTGCAGCGCTTCAGCCCCGACATCGTCAGCCTTTCCAGGCTAATGCTCGACGAGTCTATGGCCCAGATGGAGTCGGCGGCTGAGCCCGTGAAGACGGCCGCCCTCAAGAACGCGGCGTTCTTCGCCGTGGCGCTCACGCTGCTCGGCGAGACGCCCGACGTGCCTTCGAGCGTGAAGGGCATGGTACAGGGCGAGCTAGCCCTCATCAACGCCCACGAGGGCTTCGCGAAGTCGCCCATCTTCGGCTATAAGGAAGACTATAGCCAGTACGTGCCAAGGGGACACTACACCAGGAATGAGGCCCTGAAAAAGTACTTCATGGCCATGATGTGGTATGGCCGCATGATGTTCCGCCTCATATTCAAGGATGACCCCGCTGTGGCTAAAGAGCAGACACGCATGGCCATCCTCATCACGCTTGCGCTAAAGGGTAAAGCGTTCGATCTGTGGAAGGGCATCTATGAGCCTACCGTATTCTTCGTGGGCGAGTCAGACGACCTCTCGGCGTTCGACTACAGCCAGCTATTGCTGGAGGTCTACGGGAGCGATGCTAGCCTGGACGACCTCGCCGACGATACGAAGCTCCAGGCGTTCATCGATAAGGCGATTAAGCTTAAGGAGCCTAAGATTGTATCGACCCTCCTCTCGCAAGAGTACGCCGAGAGCGGCTATGACACCATAAAGGGCTTCAGGTTCATGGGCCAGCGTTTCATCCCCGACTCCTACATGTTCCAGGAGCTAGTGTATGCGAAGGTGGGCACGCAAGCAGACCCAAGGCTTTTCCCCATGGGCCTGGACGTGATGGCCGTACTGGGCTCGAAGAGGGCATATGAAATCTTAGATAAGGTATACAATGAGACCCACTATTTAAACTACGAGAAGCAAATGGATTCCCTGAAGCGGCAGTTCGCCGCCCTTAAAGCTGAGGACTGGACGCAGAACCTGTACTGGTGCTGGCTATACTGCCTCATGGCGCTTCTCAACGAGAAGGGCGATGGCTACCCATCCTTCATGAAAAGCCAGGCGTGGACTGATAAGGAGCTTAACACGTCGCTTGGAAGCTGGACAGAGCTGAGGCACGATACGATACTGTATGCCAAGCAGAGCTATACCATGAGGACTTCAGCCGCCATTCCGACAGAGCTTGCGAAGGGCTACGTTGAGCCTAACCCCGAGCTATACGGCCGGCTGGCATCTCTCACCACAATGACTATTGAAGGCTTAAGGTCAAGGAGCCTTCTGCTCGAAGCATTTTCCGGGCGGCTGACAGCGCTAAAAGACCTTTTAGTCTCCCTAAAGTCGATCTCGGAGAAAGAGCTTACCAGCACAGCGCTATCTGACGACGACTATAACCTTATCAGGGGCTATGGTAACATCCTTGAAAACCTTACCACTTTCCCGCCTGAGGTGAGCGGTGTTGACAAGAATGTTGACAAGAGGATGGCAATCGTGGCGGACGTGCACACCGACGTTAATACGGGGATGGTGCTGGAGGAGGCCGTGGGCAACCCGTACCATATCTTCGTGGCCGTCCCCATAGAAGGCAATCTCACCATCACGAAGGGCGCCGCCTTCTCATACTACGAGTTCAAGCAGCCGATGAGCGACCGCCTGACCGACGAAAAGTGGCAGGAAATGCTCGACGGCCAAAAAGCGCCAGAAACGCCTGAGTGGACTAAAAGCTTCAAAGCTTAA
- the cofG gene encoding 7,8-didemethyl-8-hydroxy-5-deazariboflavin synthase subunit CofG, which translates to MADKLVTYSKNVFIPVTNMCRNNCGYCGFRRDPGSPEAFIIRPEEAHEMLKKAAGQGCLEALFTYGDSPSDKRFFEGLRKYGYETLTDYVYDLCLDAIRLGLLPHTNGGVLPYDELKKLKEVNASMGLMLETTARLEAHRLSPAKDPETRIKFIEDAGRLRIPFTTGILVGIGETWEDRRRSLEAIRDIHKRYDHIQEVIVQNFVPKPHTRMGNVKPPSVEDMIRVLRMAREILPEDVELQAPPNLTSHLKEFLEAGAGDIGGISPVTEDYINPECRWPTLDELKAMGLKLRERLPVYPKYVKRGWYGRQVEPIIKKCSDGDGYRV; encoded by the coding sequence ATGGCCGATAAGCTCGTCACATATTCTAAGAACGTGTTCATCCCCGTCACTAACATGTGCCGCAACAATTGCGGCTATTGCGGGTTCAGGCGGGACCCCGGCTCACCGGAGGCCTTCATCATAAGGCCCGAGGAGGCACATGAAATGCTGAAAAAGGCCGCCGGACAGGGCTGCCTGGAAGCCCTTTTCACGTATGGCGACTCGCCATCAGATAAAAGGTTTTTTGAAGGGCTGAGAAAATATGGCTATGAGACGCTCACCGACTACGTTTACGACCTTTGCCTTGACGCGATTCGCCTGGGCCTGCTTCCCCATACGAATGGAGGGGTGTTGCCCTATGATGAGCTAAAAAAGCTTAAAGAGGTCAACGCGAGCATGGGCCTCATGCTGGAGACCACGGCAAGGCTTGAGGCGCACCGCCTCAGCCCCGCAAAGGACCCCGAGACGCGCATAAAGTTCATAGAGGATGCCGGAAGGCTACGCATACCGTTCACCACGGGCATACTGGTCGGCATCGGGGAGACCTGGGAGGACCGCCGCCGCTCCCTCGAGGCCATCAGGGACATACATAAAAGGTATGACCACATCCAGGAGGTTATCGTACAAAACTTCGTGCCGAAGCCGCACACGCGGATGGGCAACGTGAAACCCCCCTCCGTCGAGGACATGATAAGGGTTTTAAGGATGGCCCGAGAGATATTGCCAGAAGACGTTGAGCTTCAGGCTCCCCCCAACCTGACCTCCCACCTTAAGGAATTCTTAGAGGCCGGCGCGGGGGACATTGGCGGCATCTCCCCGGTTACCGAGGATTACATAAACCCGGAGTGCAGGTGGCCTACGCTGGATGAGCTAAAGGCCATGGGCCTGAAGCTCAGGGAACGGCTGCCCGTCTATCCTAAGTATGTGAAGCGCGGCTGGTATGGCAGGCAGGTCGAGCCGATCATCAAGAAATGCTCCGATGGAGACGGTTACCGTGTTTAA
- a CDS encoding COG1361 family protein, which translates to MEDRSLLSMAAIAVVGLVVLAALLAAGYMLVSVIFGPSSYDTAQQPTFIPAAPTSTPYATVPTGQFIPGGSQPGGYPAVPTPVQPVVKRAEFVDGGTDKDTYKGGDTAIAYIIIKNTGTVPIDEAKLHVSVARFLTVAYMSFKSSDTPLTGLGVQPGETKKVEYSIAIPDNYNGISTAGKYKITVDVYVWDTKIGAFEKEIEIKQ; encoded by the coding sequence ATGGAAGACCGAAGCCTTTTGAGCATGGCAGCCATTGCAGTGGTGGGGTTAGTGGTCCTGGCGGCCCTCCTTGCCGCCGGGTACATGCTCGTATCTGTGATTTTTGGGCCTAGCAGTTATGACACTGCTCAGCAGCCGACCTTTATTCCTGCGGCCCCCACCTCAACGCCTTATGCGACGGTGCCCACGGGCCAGTTTATCCCGGGCGGATCGCAGCCAGGCGGTTACCCCGCGGTGCCGACTCCCGTGCAGCCCGTCGTAAAGAGAGCGGAGTTCGTGGATGGCGGCACCGATAAGGACACGTATAAGGGTGGCGATACTGCGATCGCATATATCATCATAAAAAATACGGGGACGGTGCCCATTGATGAGGCGAAGCTCCACGTATCTGTGGCCAGGTTTTTAACGGTGGCCTATATGAGCTTCAAGTCCTCAGATACGCCCCTTACGGGCCTGGGCGTCCAGCCAGGCGAGACGAAAAAGGTCGAATACAGCATAGCCATTCCCGACAACTACAATGGCATCTCGACGGCGGGCAAGTACAAGATAACGGTAGACGTATACGTATGGGACACGAAAATAGGCGCCTTCGAGAAGGAGATCGAAATCAAACAATAA
- a CDS encoding S-methyl-5-thioribose-1-phosphate isomerase: MMMRTIDWTDEKGCITIIDQTALPSRLTVLDIYDVDGLCEAILKLRVRGAPALGAAGGFGVALLARTLKAQKFQDYIGCLRDGADKLKRVRPTAVNLSWGTERVLRRALTGKDRGEVEALALDEAKALADEDVARCKAIGEHGASLLKDGDTVLTHCNAGRLACVDWGTALGVVRTAVAKGKSIKVISCETRPLNQGSRITCWELMEDGIPVTLITDSMAGHVMRAGRVDCVIVGADRIVQDAVFNKIGTYALSVLAKAHNTPFYVAAPLSTFDLSRKEKDVVIEERSPDELRYWNGSPIAPAGVPAYNPAFDATPMENITAIITEQGIMKPPLAPHIR; the protein is encoded by the coding sequence ATGATGATGCGCACGATTGATTGGACTGATGAGAAGGGCTGCATTACTATTATAGATCAGACGGCGCTGCCCTCAAGGCTTACTGTGCTGGATATTTATGATGTTGATGGTTTGTGTGAGGCGATACTTAAGCTGAGGGTGCGTGGAGCCCCGGCGCTGGGGGCGGCGGGGGGCTTCGGGGTGGCGTTGCTGGCGAGGACGCTAAAGGCTCAAAAGTTCCAGGATTATATTGGCTGCTTGAGGGATGGCGCGGATAAGCTGAAGAGGGTGCGCCCGACGGCCGTAAACCTATCCTGGGGAACGGAAAGGGTGCTGAGGAGGGCGCTCACAGGAAAGGATAGGGGTGAGGTGGAGGCGCTGGCGTTGGATGAGGCGAAGGCGCTGGCAGACGAGGACGTGGCCAGGTGCAAGGCCATAGGGGAGCATGGGGCATCGCTCTTAAAAGATGGTGACACGGTCCTGACCCATTGCAACGCTGGCAGGCTGGCATGCGTAGACTGGGGCACGGCGCTGGGGGTAGTCAGAACGGCAGTGGCCAAGGGAAAAAGCATAAAAGTCATCTCATGCGAGACCAGGCCATTGAACCAGGGAAGCCGCATAACCTGCTGGGAGCTCATGGAGGACGGCATACCGGTCACGCTGATAACGGACAGCATGGCCGGGCATGTGATGCGGGCCGGAAGGGTTGACTGCGTAATCGTGGGAGCAGATAGAATCGTCCAGGACGCGGTTTTCAACAAGATAGGCACGTACGCGCTTTCAGTGCTCGCTAAAGCCCACAATACTCCTTTTTACGTGGCAGCGCCCTTATCCACGTTTGACCTTTCGAGGAAAGAGAAGGACGTGGTCATAGAGGAGCGCAGCCCCGACGAGCTGAGGTACTGGAACGGCTCACCGATAGCCCCTGCCGGCGTGCCGGCATATAACCCGGCGTTCGACGCCACGCCCATGGAAAACATAACCGCCATCATCACAGAGCAAGGCATTATGAAGCCCCCGCTCGCGCCCCATATAAGGTGA
- the cofH gene encoding 5-amino-6-(D-ribitylamino)uracil--L-tyrosine 4-hydroxyphenyl transferase CofH — protein MLEDVFERSLKGEITKEDALQLVHVNPFELFDTANELRKEIVGDEVTFVVNRLVEVTDRCMIGCAFCSFRNHVGFKLTTEQVLERVGEAKKIGATEICLISGVMPYMTVDYYCDLFQAIKANYDIMIHALSPMEVYHAAKASGVTPYEAMDAFRKAGLDTMTGASAEILIDSVRARICPKKVSTKEWVDIIMDAHKLGIKTTSTIMYGTVETWEDRIEHMLILRDIQRKTGGFTEFIPLTFMHENNRLSGESIGASGMDDLKLHALARIIFGRDIPNIQVSWVKMGTKLAQATLFTGANDFGGTMMEDKISVAAGASYGEYLSREDIIKLIKAVGRIPRERNTLYQPVQ, from the coding sequence ATGCTTGAGGATGTTTTCGAGCGCTCCCTGAAGGGCGAGATAACGAAAGAGGACGCCCTCCAGCTCGTCCACGTAAACCCGTTCGAGCTTTTTGACACGGCGAACGAGCTGAGGAAGGAGATAGTGGGCGATGAGGTCACGTTCGTGGTCAACAGGCTCGTCGAGGTCACCGACCGCTGCATGATCGGGTGCGCCTTCTGCTCCTTCAGGAATCACGTGGGCTTCAAGCTGACCACCGAGCAGGTCCTGGAGAGGGTTGGCGAGGCAAAGAAGATCGGCGCCACCGAGATATGCCTGATATCGGGCGTCATGCCATACATGACCGTTGACTATTATTGTGACCTGTTCCAGGCCATAAAGGCGAACTATGACATCATGATACACGCCCTGTCGCCCATGGAAGTATACCATGCGGCTAAGGCGTCGGGGGTGACGCCATACGAGGCGATGGACGCCTTCAGGAAGGCCGGCCTTGACACGATGACCGGCGCCTCTGCCGAGATACTCATAGACTCCGTGAGGGCCAGGATTTGCCCGAAGAAGGTGTCCACAAAGGAGTGGGTTGACATCATCATGGACGCCCATAAATTGGGGATCAAGACGACGTCAACCATCATGTATGGCACCGTGGAGACCTGGGAGGATCGTATTGAGCATATGCTCATTCTAAGGGATATCCAGCGCAAGACCGGCGGGTTTACCGAGTTTATACCTCTGACTTTCATGCACGAAAACAACCGTCTGAGCGGGGAGTCTATCGGGGCGAGCGGCATGGATGACCTGAAGCTACACGCCCTGGCCCGCATCATCTTCGGCAGGGACATCCCGAACATCCAGGTGTCCTGGGTCAAGATGGGCACGAAGCTGGCACAGGCGACGCTGTTCACCGGCGCTAACGACTTCGGCGGCACGATGATGGAGGACAAGATATCGGTTGCGGCCGGCGCCTCATACGGCGAATACCTGTCAAGGGAAGACATCATCAAGTTAATAAAAGCCGTGGGCCGCATCCCCCGGGAGCGCAACACCCTCTACCAGCCCGTTCAATAG
- the frhG gene encoding coenzyme F420 hydrogenase subunit gamma, translating to MGRPKLAYVHLAACSGCEISFLDNFERLLDIMEMVDVEYMTLIMDAREAPKVDIVFVDGAACLQSREAVETLKKARENSSYLVAWGGCSTTATINNFCRGGQLPQPQHEAFPPISRLVKVDAFVPGSPPAPQMAYNVIKAFVEGDLDYLKYLSSYEVGGYACGCDLWKDIVENSLCIGCGACAMACPTRAITMEMGRPNVIFDRCVKCGACYAQCPRSFLPTAAIEGMMKRLMEE from the coding sequence ATGGGCAGGCCTAAGCTCGCCTACGTACACCTGGCAGCTTGCTCGGGCTGTGAGATATCATTTTTAGATAATTTTGAGAGGCTGCTGGATATCATGGAGATGGTGGATGTCGAGTACATGACGCTCATAATGGATGCAAGGGAGGCTCCGAAGGTTGACATCGTCTTTGTGGACGGGGCGGCATGCCTGCAGTCCAGGGAGGCGGTCGAGACGCTGAAGAAGGCCCGTGAAAATTCTTCTTACCTGGTGGCGTGGGGCGGCTGCTCCACTACGGCGACGATTAACAACTTTTGCAGAGGGGGCCAGCTTCCCCAGCCTCAGCACGAGGCTTTCCCGCCGATTAGCCGCCTTGTAAAGGTGGACGCCTTCGTGCCCGGCTCACCCCCTGCGCCCCAGATGGCCTATAACGTCATCAAGGCGTTCGTCGAGGGCGACCTGGACTACTTAAAGTACCTCTCGTCCTATGAAGTCGGGGGGTATGCCTGTGGCTGCGACCTGTGGAAGGATATAGTGGAGAATTCCCTGTGTATAGGCTGCGGCGCCTGTGCCATGGCCTGCCCCACCAGGGCTATCACCATGGAGATGGGAAGGCCTAACGTCATTTTTGATAGATGCGTGAAGTGTGGCGCCTGCTATGCCCAGTGCCCGCGGAGCTTCCTTCCGACTGCGGCCATCGAGGGCATGATGAAGAGGCTCATGGAGGAGTGA
- a CDS encoding Coenzyme F420 hydrogenase/dehydrogenase, beta subunit C-terminal domain produces the protein MAYQGFGRYKEAFTARSSDDYIRSVAQDGGTVTSLICYALESGFIDGAVLTRKSEEEWVPEQYVATTREEALESAKSVYALSPSLYWLKEATREKALTRIGYVGLPCQVEAIRKMQLYPFGARDIVDSLALVIGIFCYENFYPASLKAIVEGLGEEPLSDVVRMRCSSGRFITEGEKGVSVPLRQASRYIQDGDRICPDLVSEWADISVGSVGSEPGWNTVFLRTKTGLDLFRRAVAAGKLEVKEIGEQGLRELEKLALDKKSRARKNIEKRRALGLYVTRDIYY, from the coding sequence ATGGCGTACCAGGGATTCGGGCGATATAAGGAAGCTTTCACGGCGAGGTCGAGCGATGATTATATAAGGAGCGTTGCGCAGGATGGCGGGACGGTGACTTCGCTGATTTGCTATGCCCTGGAGTCCGGCTTCATCGACGGCGCTGTGCTAACCAGGAAGTCTGAAGAGGAGTGGGTGCCCGAGCAGTACGTGGCCACAACGAGGGAGGAGGCGCTGGAGTCTGCGAAGAGCGTATACGCCCTGTCGCCCAGCCTTTACTGGCTCAAGGAGGCGACGCGGGAAAAGGCGCTCACGAGGATAGGCTACGTGGGGCTGCCATGCCAGGTCGAGGCTATCCGGAAGATGCAGCTTTACCCTTTTGGGGCCAGGGATATCGTGGATAGTTTAGCTTTGGTGATCGGCATCTTTTGCTACGAGAACTTTTACCCGGCCAGCCTAAAGGCTATCGTGGAGGGGCTTGGGGAGGAGCCCCTGTCTGACGTGGTCAGGATGCGGTGCTCCTCTGGCAGGTTCATTACGGAAGGCGAGAAGGGGGTATCGGTGCCGCTCAGGCAGGCCTCCCGCTATATCCAGGATGGTGACCGCATCTGCCCGGACCTGGTATCTGAGTGGGCGGACATATCCGTAGGCTCCGTAGGCTCGGAGCCAGGATGGAATACCGTTTTTCTCAGGACAAAGACGGGCCTGGACCTTTTCCGCAGAGCAGTAGCAGCCGGAAAGCTTGAAGTAAAAGAGATCGGCGAGCAGGGCTTGAGGGAGCTCGAAAAACTGGCCCTGGATAAAAAGAGCAGGGCGAGGAAAAACATAGAGAAGCGCAGGGCGCTGGGGCTATACGTGACACGCGACATATACTATTAG
- the cofH gene encoding 5-amino-6-(D-ribitylamino)uracil--L-tyrosine 4-hydroxyphenyl transferase CofH produces the protein METVTVFKEVYGRSLEGKITKRDALELIKKDPFELFQTADAVRETLVGDTVSYIVNRNINFTDKCIGTCRFCAFRNNTGYQLSIDEILSKVGEAKRYGATEVCIQGGLLPDMYLKDYVAMLKAIKDSYDIDVHAFSPMEVFHMSKISGVSVSRSLEALKEAGLGSMPGTAAEILVDSIRQKICPDKLTTRQWVDVVTKAHKAGIPTTATIMYGHIETWEDRIDHIFLQRDIQRKTHGFTEFVPLTFMSKNNPLGEVAHGASGLDDLRMYALARLIFGKDLVNIQASWVKLGVKLAQVALHCGANDLGGTLMEEKISKSAGSKSGECLSPDELRDIIKGAGRTPRQRTTLYKYVN, from the coding sequence ATGGAGACGGTTACCGTGTTTAAGGAAGTATATGGGCGCTCGCTTGAAGGTAAAATAACTAAAAGGGATGCGCTGGAGCTGATTAAGAAAGACCCGTTTGAGCTATTCCAGACGGCAGATGCCGTAAGGGAGACGCTTGTAGGCGATACGGTCTCTTATATAGTAAACAGGAACATCAACTTTACAGATAAGTGTATTGGCACGTGCCGTTTTTGCGCCTTCCGGAATAATACGGGGTATCAGTTGAGCATAGATGAGATACTGAGTAAGGTGGGGGAGGCGAAGAGGTATGGGGCAACGGAGGTTTGCATTCAGGGCGGTTTGCTTCCCGACATGTACCTGAAGGATTACGTCGCCATGCTTAAGGCGATAAAGGATAGCTATGACATCGATGTACATGCATTCTCCCCGATGGAGGTCTTCCACATGAGCAAGATTTCCGGGGTGAGCGTCTCGCGCTCGCTTGAAGCCCTCAAGGAGGCGGGCCTTGGCTCGATGCCGGGCACGGCGGCAGAGATACTCGTGGACTCAATCAGGCAGAAGATATGCCCGGATAAGCTGACCACCAGGCAATGGGTGGACGTCGTCACGAAAGCCCACAAGGCCGGCATACCCACGACTGCGACCATCATGTATGGGCATATTGAGACCTGGGAGGACCGTATCGACCATATATTCCTCCAGAGGGACATACAGCGTAAGACTCACGGCTTTACGGAGTTCGTGCCGCTCACATTCATGAGCAAGAATAACCCGCTGGGCGAGGTAGCCCACGGGGCAAGCGGGCTTGATGACCTGAGGATGTACGCCCTCGCCAGGCTCATCTTCGGAAAAGATTTAGTAAATATACAGGCATCATGGGTGAAGCTTGGGGTCAAGCTAGCCCAGGTGGCCCTTCACTGCGGCGCTAACGACCTCGGCGGCACGCTCATGGAGGAGAAGATCTCTAAATCCGCAGGCTCAAAGTCCGGCGAGTGCCTGTCCCCCGACGAGCTCAGGGATATCATCAAGGGCGCCGGCCGGACGCCACGGCAGCGCACCACTCTTTACAAGTATGTCAACTAA